In one Apostichopus japonicus isolate 1M-3 chromosome 18, ASM3797524v1, whole genome shotgun sequence genomic region, the following are encoded:
- the LOC139958959 gene encoding zinc finger CCCH domain-containing protein 10-like isoform X1, which yields MSDQENSEEICRDYLRKACTRGSSCKFRHPRGTDKMYQFCRDYQNSFCHRVNCKFIHCSAEAEDYYKETGHLPRSLEREASPESWSAKSDRQIPLCKDFLSGQCKRGMKCKYRHRSIGDIEYEDRRRSSNSSYQPETRIKSSRDSPRESSPFDEYSHDIARRRITSELPFYSRQSRLDEYASGGSIYYEIPRTPRSIRDYEEENLRLHRKLEDLRKQVDDLTATNEVLLEQNARLRTIKSDVSAVLLAESHLVRSTSAITPAQVHLTAATAGVVPYPARVPAAAQTAAQVATANPTAQVITAELQGLPVSIASAGGIPTASLSSVMSPQVPSHSSVPPSVCVTSSLMTYPLPTLRNVATVTVPNVATVNVPTPNRLGP from the coding sequence ATGAGTGACCAGGAGAATAGTGAGGAAATCTGCCGAGACTATTTGCGCAAGGCTTGCACCCGCGGCAGCAGCTGCAAGTTCAGGCACCCCCGAGGCACCGATAAAATGTATCAGTTCTGTCGTGACTATCAGAACAGCTTTTGCCATCGAGTCAATTGCAAGTTCATACACTGCTCTGCCGAAGCCGAAGACTATTACAAGGAGACCGGTCATCTGCCCCGGTCACTCGAGAGGGAGGCCTCCCCGGAGAGTTGGAGCGCCAAGAGCGACCGTCAGATCCCCCTCTGCAAGGACTTTCTGAGCGGACAGTGCAAGCGGGGGATGAAATGTAAATACCGCCATCGTAGCATCGGGGACATCGAGTACGAGGACCGGAGGCGTAGCAGCAACTCATCTTACCAGCCGGAGACCCGGATCAAATCCTCGCGTGACTCACCACGAGAGAGCTCACCGTTTGATGAATACAGCCACGACATCGCACGGAGGCGAATAACTTCAGAGCTGCCGTTCTACTCCAGGCAGAGCCGTCTTGATGAATACGCCAGCGGTGGCAGCATCTACTACGAGATCCCACGGACACCACGCTCAATCCGGGACTACGAAGAGGAGAACCTAAGGCTTCACCGCAAGCTGGAGGACCTGCGGAAGCAGGTCGACGACTTGACAGCTACCAACGAGGTACTCCTGGAGCAGAACGCCCGCCTCCGGACCATCAAGAGCGACGTGTCCGCCGTGTTGCTGGCAGAGTCGCACCTGGTCAGGTCGACTTCGGCCATCACCCCAGCACAGGTACACTTGACTGCTGCAACAGCAGGGGTAGTCCCTTACCCCGCCCGCGTGCCTGCCGCTGCACAGACAGCCGCTCAGGTCGCCACAGCCAACCCTACAGCACAGGTCATTACAGCAGAGCTGCAAGGCTTGCCAGTGTCTATTGCTTCAGCAGGTGGCATCCCCACAGCTTCCCTATCTTCTGTTATGTCCCCACAGGTTCCCTCCCACTCGTCTGTGCCACCTTCTGTCTGTGTAACCTCTTCACTAATGACATATCCTCTCCCTACCCTGCGAAATGTTGCCACGGTTACAGTGCCTAATGTTGCCACGGTCAATGTTCCAACACCCAATCGGCTGGGACCGTAG
- the LOC139958959 gene encoding zinc finger CCCH domain-containing protein 10-like isoform X2 — translation MSDQENSEEICRDYLRKACTRGSSCKFRHPRGTDKMYQFCRDYQNSFCHRVNCKFIHCSAEAEDYYKETGHLPRSLEREASPESWSAKSDRQIPLCKDFLSGQCKRGMKCKYRHRSIGDIEYEDRRRSSNSSYQPETRIKSSRDSPRESSPFDEYSHDIARRRITSELPFYSRQSRLDEYASGGSIYYEIPRTPRSIRDYEEENLRLHRKLEDLRKQVDDLTATNEVLLEQNARLRTIKSDVSAVLLAESHLVRSTSAITPAQLLM, via the exons ATGAGTGACCAGGAGAATAGTGAGGAAATCTGCCGAGACTATTTGCGCAAGGCTTGCACCCGCGGCAGCAGCTGCAAGTTCAGGCACCCCCGAGGCACCGATAAAATGTATCAGTTCTGTCGTGACTATCAGAACAGCTTTTGCCATCGAGTCAATTGCAAGTTCATACACTGCTCTGCCGAAGCCGAAGACTATTACAAGGAGACCGGTCATCTGCCCCGGTCACTCGAGAGGGAGGCCTCCCCGGAGAGTTGGAGCGCCAAGAGCGACCGTCAGATCCCCCTCTGCAAGGACTTTCTGAGCGGACAGTGCAAGCGGGGGATGAAATGTAAATACCGCCATCGTAGCATCGGGGACATCGAGTACGAGGACCGGAGGCGTAGCAGCAACTCATCTTACCAGCCGGAGACCCGGATCAAATCCTCGCGTGACTCACCACGAGAGAGCTCACCGTTTGATGAATACAGCCACGACATCGCACGGAGGCGAATAACTTCAGAGCTGCCGTTCTACTCCAGGCAGAGCCGTCTTGATGAATACGCCAGCGGTGGCAGCATCTACTACGAGATCCCACGGACACCACGCTCAATCCGGGACTACGAAGAGGAGAACCTAAGGCTTCACCGCAAGCTGGAGGACCTGCGGAAGCAGGTCGACGACTTGACAGCTACCAACGAGGTACTCCTGGAGCAGAACGCCCGCCTCCGGACCATCAAGAGCGACGTGTCCGCCGTGTTGCTGGCAGAGTCGCACCTGGTCAGGTCGACTTCGGCCATCACCCCAGCACAG TTACTGATGTGA
- the LOC139958960 gene encoding dephospho-CoA kinase domain-containing protein-like isoform X2, which yields MYCPISLTSYQHFSHYQSVVEPGKPAWKLIVQHFGREVLQADGTLDRPKLGNIIFNDASKRKLLNSCTHPAIQREMIWQVIKCLFKGYHFVVLDVPLLLDGSALKSFMNQIVVVYCDEETQLERLKTLRNLTQEEAESRIQSQLPLSEKPKLADHVLDNSGKLETTKAAVARLHAQFNSSYAHWKLRSVAAILVTLLFGVCTVCVRSLL from the exons ATGTACTGTCCAATTAGCCTG ACTTCATATCAACACTTTTCGCATTATCAATCAGTTGTGGAGCCAGGCAAACCAGCATGGAAACTCATCGTACAGCACTTTGGACGAGAGGTGCTCCAGGCTGATGGAACATTGGATAGACCAAAACTTGGCAATATCATTTTCAACGATGCATCAAAGAGGAAGCTCTTGAATTCATGCACCCATCCTGCCATCCAAAGAGAGATGATTTGGCAGGTCattaaatgtttattcaagG gCTATCACTTTGTAGTTCTGGATGTTCCCCTTCTACTTGACGGTAGTGCCCTTAAATCTTTCATGAATCAAATCGTCGTAGTTTATTG TGACGAAGAAACGCAACTAGAGAGATTAAAAACTCTGAGAAACCTGACTCAGGAGGAAGCTGAGAGCAGGATACAATCTCAACTGCCTTTGTCGGAAAAGCCTAAACTAGCCGATCATGTTCTTGACAACTCAGGAAAGTTAGAAACAACCAAAGCAGCTGTTGCCAGATTACATGCTCAATTCAATAGCTCGTATGCTCACTGGAAATTAAGAAGTGTTGCTGCCATCTTAGTGACTTTATTGTTTGGAGTTTGCACGGTTTGTGTAAGATCTCTTTTATAA
- the LOC139959163 gene encoding zinc finger CCCH domain-containing protein 10-like, with protein MDSANEDKYNANAGGQQKGDVCRDFLRKVCNRGKNCKFLHPDNAEKKLEFCHDFQNSICRRRNCRFIHCTRDEESHYLENGNLPTSADEVGSRGSSTRSRQPSNGDIGLCRDFLNGKCTRGAGCKFRHQSQGDLEYERMREGPIRGGRGGWGPPDDYQYEFDRSRRLQSLDVLRAYSRYGRPSSYEGSTYLDFENGRSSSFRDLEDDNARLRQKVDLLRKQVDDLTATNEVLLQQNAQLRTGKTEVAQVHLAMVGQ; from the coding sequence ATGGATTCTGCAAATGAGGATAAGTATAATGCCAATGCTGGCGGGCAGCAAAAGGGCGACGTCTGCCGCGATTTCCTGCGAAAAGTCTGCAACCGTGGCAAAAATTGCAAGTTCCTTCATCCCGATAACGCCGAAAAGAAGTTGGAGTTTTGTCATGACTTTCAAAATTCAATATGCCGGCGCCGTAACTGCAGGTTCATCCACTGCACGCGTGACGAAGAATCCCATTACCTGGAGAATGGCAACCTCCCTACCAGCGCCGATGAAGTAGGAAGCAGAGGCTCCAGTACTAGAAGCCGACAACCCAGCAATGGGGATATAGGCCTGTGCCGCGACTTTCTGAATGGGAAGTGCACCAGAGGTGCAGGTTGCAAGTTCCGCCATCAGAGTCAGGGAGATTTGGAATATGAACGTATGCGGGAGGGTCCCATACGGGGGGGTCGAGGTGGTTGGGGTCCTCCGGACGACTATCAATATGAGTTTGACAGATCCAGACGGCTTCAGAGTTTGGATGTCCTCCGCGCTTACTCTCGCTACGGAAGGCCTTCTTCTTACGAGGGATCGACCTATCTCGATTTTGAAAACGGCCGCTCTAGCTCCTTTCGCGACTTAGAAGACGATAACGCCAGGCTGAGACAGAAGGTTGATTTGCTGCGTAAACAAGTGGATGATCTCACCGCGACCAACGAGGTTCTCTTGCAGCAGAACGCACAGCTTAGAACGGGCAAAACGGAAGTGGCGCAAGTGCATCTTGCGATGGTTGGACAGTAA
- the LOC139958960 gene encoding dephospho-CoA kinase domain-containing protein-like isoform X1 — protein sequence MFLIGLTGGIASGKSTVSSFFHELGCPIIDADKIAREVVEPGKPAWKLIVQHFGREVLQADGTLDRPKLGNIIFNDASKRKLLNSCTHPAIQREMIWQVIKCLFKGYHFVVLDVPLLLDGSALKSFMNQIVVVYCDEETQLERLKTLRNLTQEEAESRIQSQLPLSEKPKLADHVLDNSGKLETTKAAVARLHAQFNSSYAHWKLRSVAAILVTLLFGVCTVCVRSLL from the exons ATGTTTTTGATCGGTTTGACCGGAGGCATCGCATCAGGGAAGTCGACAGTTTCTTCCTTCTTCCATGAGCTTGGATGCCCAATCATTGATGCTGATAAAATTGCGAGAGAAG TTGTGGAGCCAGGCAAACCAGCATGGAAACTCATCGTACAGCACTTTGGACGAGAGGTGCTCCAGGCTGATGGAACATTGGATAGACCAAAACTTGGCAATATCATTTTCAACGATGCATCAAAGAGGAAGCTCTTGAATTCATGCACCCATCCTGCCATCCAAAGAGAGATGATTTGGCAGGTCattaaatgtttattcaagG gCTATCACTTTGTAGTTCTGGATGTTCCCCTTCTACTTGACGGTAGTGCCCTTAAATCTTTCATGAATCAAATCGTCGTAGTTTATTG TGACGAAGAAACGCAACTAGAGAGATTAAAAACTCTGAGAAACCTGACTCAGGAGGAAGCTGAGAGCAGGATACAATCTCAACTGCCTTTGTCGGAAAAGCCTAAACTAGCCGATCATGTTCTTGACAACTCAGGAAAGTTAGAAACAACCAAAGCAGCTGTTGCCAGATTACATGCTCAATTCAATAGCTCGTATGCTCACTGGAAATTAAGAAGTGTTGCTGCCATCTTAGTGACTTTATTGTTTGGAGTTTGCACGGTTTGTGTAAGATCTCTTTTATAA